In the Williamwhitmania taraxaci genome, one interval contains:
- a CDS encoding inorganic pyrophosphatase, whose product MENGNRTMDPLVGKLMGLRYKSHPWHGISLGKDSPQVVCAFIEMVPTDTVKYEVDKVTGYLRIDRPQKYSNVIPALYGFLPQTYCGEKVAELSCERLSNPDIKGDGDPLDICILTEKVITHGDIIADAKPIGGFRMIDGSEADDKIIAVLNKDAVYGGYNDINDVPTLVIDRLRHYFLTYKDLPGEKRHCEITHVYGIEEAHEVIKRSMDDYTNRFSIDSLLYL is encoded by the coding sequence ATGGAAAACGGGAATAGAACCATGGACCCTTTAGTCGGGAAGTTAATGGGATTGCGTTATAAATCTCACCCTTGGCATGGGATAAGTTTGGGTAAAGATTCGCCACAAGTTGTTTGTGCATTTATTGAAATGGTTCCTACTGATACCGTTAAGTATGAGGTGGATAAGGTTACTGGATATTTGCGTATCGATCGACCTCAGAAGTATTCAAATGTGATCCCTGCTTTGTACGGCTTTCTGCCACAAACCTATTGCGGCGAAAAGGTAGCTGAACTTAGTTGTGAGCGACTTTCAAACCCTGATATTAAAGGTGATGGTGATCCACTTGATATCTGTATACTTACCGAAAAGGTGATTACGCACGGCGATATAATTGCCGATGCAAAGCCAATTGGTGGATTCCGGATGATAGATGGAAGTGAGGCTGACGATAAAATAATCGCCGTTCTAAACAAGGACGCTGTTTATGGTGGCTATAACGACATTAATGACGTACCCACCTTGGTGATTGATCGTCTCCGCCACTACTTTCTTACCTATAAGGATCTTCCGGGTGAAAAGCGGCACTGCGAAATAACCCATGTTTATGGCATTGAGGAGGCTCATGAAGTGATTAAAAGGTCGATGGACGACTATACAAATCGTTTTAGTATAGATTCCTTACTATATTTGTAA
- a CDS encoding UDP-N-acetylmuramoyl-tripeptide--D-alanyl-D-alanine ligase: MDPVLFIYSFLQKGGRAITDSREVGPHDVFFALRGDNFDGNRFALDAISKGTSLVVIDDPAFAVEGTLLVSNVLESLQRVANHHRRVLGIPILGITGSNGKTTTKELLSKVLQKKFKVSFTQGNLNNHIGVPLTILSFSTTTEFGIVEMGANHLHEIAQLCSITEPNFGIVTNVGKAHLDGFGSFEGVKKGKGELYDYLAKNKGLAFYNQSNAYLSEMIASRTVDSISYSASLFGAELYPTTSKEPFLRTSLPSVGVVSTHLFGKYNLENVLASFAVGRKFGVPDLLIKEAIEEYVPGNSRSQIVKTENNTVLLDCYNANPTSMRSALMDVSEIDNGKKIAILGDMLELGSFSEEEHTAILNQAMDCGFEKIFLVGPLFSKVAKDYPVSSFPDSACLLEHFANNPVLNSFVLLKGSRGIRLEKVFDSL; the protein is encoded by the coding sequence ATGGACCCTGTTTTATTTATTTACTCCTTTCTGCAAAAAGGAGGAAGAGCAATCACCGATAGTCGGGAAGTTGGCCCACATGATGTGTTTTTTGCCCTTCGAGGCGATAACTTTGATGGGAATCGGTTTGCGTTGGATGCCATAAGTAAGGGAACTTCTCTCGTTGTTATTGATGATCCTGCATTTGCTGTTGAGGGCACCTTGCTCGTTTCAAATGTTCTTGAGTCCTTGCAAAGGGTTGCAAACCACCACCGCCGTGTATTGGGTATCCCCATATTAGGTATTACTGGGAGCAATGGAAAAACAACCACGAAAGAACTCCTCAGTAAAGTATTGCAGAAAAAGTTTAAGGTATCCTTCACGCAGGGAAACTTGAATAATCATATTGGGGTGCCTTTAACAATCTTAAGTTTCTCTACAACTACTGAATTTGGGATTGTGGAAATGGGAGCGAACCATTTGCATGAGATTGCGCAACTTTGCAGTATTACCGAACCTAACTTTGGAATTGTCACCAATGTGGGAAAGGCGCATTTGGACGGTTTTGGCTCATTTGAAGGAGTGAAAAAGGGTAAAGGTGAATTATATGACTACTTAGCCAAGAACAAGGGCTTGGCGTTTTATAATCAATCTAATGCGTATCTATCCGAAATGATTGCGTCCAGGACTGTCGATTCAATCTCTTATTCGGCATCGCTCTTTGGTGCAGAACTCTATCCGACGACATCGAAAGAGCCGTTTCTTCGAACTTCCTTGCCATCAGTTGGTGTCGTTTCGACCCATCTTTTCGGAAAATATAATCTTGAGAATGTTTTAGCCTCATTTGCTGTGGGACGTAAATTTGGTGTTCCCGACTTGCTTATTAAAGAAGCCATTGAAGAGTATGTTCCAGGGAATAGCCGTTCGCAGATCGTAAAAACCGAGAACAATACGGTTTTACTTGATTGCTATAATGCAAACCCCACGAGTATGCGATCTGCACTTATGGATGTTTCCGAAATTGATAATGGGAAGAAAATCGCAATTCTTGGGGATATGCTCGAACTTGGTAGCTTTTCGGAAGAAGAGCATACTGCTATTTTAAATCAAGCTATGGATTGCGGATTTGAAAAGATCTTCCTTGTTGGTCCACTATTCTCCAAGGTTGCCAAAGATTACCCTGTTTCTTCATTTCCAGATTCGGCCTGTTTGCTTGAACACTTTGCGAATAACCCTGTTCTTAATTCTTTTGTCTTACTGAAGGGGTCTCGCGGAATTCGCTTAGAAAAAGTATTTGATTCGTTATAA
- the gldJ gene encoding gliding motility lipoprotein GldJ — protein sequence MKFRFSLLPIFASSMVLFTGCGIIGGGGGGSDKSSATGWQYNNYENGGFEVKANYVPTLGPGLVFVEGGSFTMGRVEQDVMYDWNNMPRRVTIASFYMDQTEVRNVDYREYLHWVRRVLVSYPQVYRNALPDTLVWRTKLGYNDPYVETYFRHPAYNEFPVVGVNWVQANDYCLWRTDRVNEMLLVQEGILKFTPEQKDADNFNTEAYLAGLYQGTVNKNMPSLDPNNKEGRPVSFEDGVLLPKYRLPTEAEWEYAALGLIGNTYEERLTDRKLYPWNGHNVRNGDVKERGKMMANFRRGRGDYMGTAGNLNDNASIPGDVKAYYPNDFNLYNMAGNVNEWVLDVYRPLSAQDVEEFRPFRGNVFDQVKRNEEGQIVEKDSLGRLIREPVKEADVAGRLNYNKSDYRNYLDGDLASSSEYSGINDMDKAEDLGSTRMYFQGKEGSKMKPKDGMASLVNDETRVYKGGSWKDRAYWLVPGTRRFLDQKSSRDDLGFRCAMEHVGSPSGNMKR from the coding sequence ATGAAATTCAGGTTTAGTTTACTACCTATTTTTGCCAGTTCAATGGTATTGTTCACTGGCTGCGGAATCATTGGCGGCGGCGGCGGTGGCAGTGATAAGTCTTCTGCAACCGGATGGCAATACAATAACTACGAGAACGGCGGGTTCGAGGTTAAGGCAAATTATGTCCCAACGCTGGGGCCAGGTCTTGTTTTTGTTGAAGGTGGTTCGTTTACTATGGGCCGTGTGGAACAGGATGTTATGTATGATTGGAATAACATGCCTCGTAGAGTAACGATTGCTTCGTTCTATATGGACCAAACGGAGGTTCGTAATGTGGACTACCGAGAGTACCTTCACTGGGTGCGCCGAGTGTTGGTTTCTTACCCACAAGTTTATAGAAATGCTTTGCCCGATACTCTCGTGTGGAGGACAAAATTAGGGTATAACGATCCATATGTTGAGACTTATTTCCGCCATCCTGCTTACAATGAGTTTCCTGTGGTTGGTGTCAATTGGGTGCAAGCTAACGATTATTGCCTCTGGCGTACCGACCGGGTGAATGAAATGCTTTTGGTTCAAGAAGGTATTTTGAAGTTTACTCCAGAGCAGAAGGATGCTGATAATTTTAATACAGAAGCCTATTTGGCTGGTCTATACCAAGGTACGGTGAATAAAAATATGCCTAGTCTTGATCCTAATAATAAGGAGGGTAGACCTGTTTCCTTTGAAGACGGAGTTCTTCTTCCCAAGTATAGGCTTCCAACTGAAGCGGAGTGGGAGTATGCTGCACTTGGTTTAATTGGCAATACTTACGAAGAGCGCCTTACGGATCGTAAACTATATCCTTGGAACGGACATAACGTTAGAAATGGAGATGTGAAGGAAAGAGGCAAGATGATGGCCAACTTCCGTAGAGGACGAGGAGACTACATGGGAACCGCTGGTAACCTAAATGATAATGCTTCCATTCCTGGAGACGTTAAGGCTTACTATCCTAATGATTTCAACCTATATAATATGGCTGGGAACGTTAATGAGTGGGTACTTGATGTATATCGTCCGCTTTCAGCTCAGGATGTTGAGGAGTTTCGCCCATTCAGAGGAAACGTTTTTGATCAAGTGAAGCGTAACGAGGAGGGCCAGATTGTTGAGAAGGATAGTTTAGGTCGTCTTATACGGGAGCCGGTTAAAGAAGCCGATGTTGCTGGCCGTCTTAACTACAATAAGTCAGATTATCGTAATTACCTCGATGGTGACTTAGCTTCTAGTAGTGAGTATTCTGGGATTAATGATATGGATAAAGCAGAAGACCTTGGATCAACTCGAATGTATTTTCAAGGAAAGGAAGGTTCTAAGATGAAACCAAAAGATGGTATGGCCTCTTTGGTGAATGATGAGACTCGAGTGTATAAGGGAGGCTCTTGGAAGGATAGAGCATATTGGTTGGTTCCAGGTACCCGTAGATTCTTAGATCAAAAATCATCCCGTGACGATTTAGGTTTCCGTTGTGCAATGGAGCACGTAGGTAGCCCCTCGGGAAATATGAAGAGATAA
- a CDS encoding PorP/SprF family type IX secretion system membrane protein: MKSARKTVFKFVCIVELMLWTVGAHSQDFTFDQFYPNRVRFNPAYAGSEYFQHLSAVTRYQYPGLGDPYITNGVSFDTYIEPIRSGFAVMATRDAQGGGIYSRNYLDMAYAYKLKVSKEIVIRPSLQVGFGYYQTNPSGIRFPDMYDNGGNLANVESYASQSKMLYDFSGGILFSYRTFYAGLAVHHILEPVEYSTPVGDFKIPRKITLHAGYAIPLESGIRYRYQKKVGHSRIGRVEAYPTVVLELQNGQTRAQMGGLIVLESAFVGTFVKNTFPGSDFRVAFLFGYYTKSINFGYSFDLGSLNGKVFGFNTTIHEVTLTMKIKYKKLKRKYWWERKAIFGPEY, from the coding sequence ATGAAAAGCGCTAGGAAAACCGTGTTTAAATTTGTTTGCATCGTTGAATTGATGTTGTGGACGGTAGGTGCGCATTCGCAAGATTTTACATTCGATCAATTTTACCCAAATAGGGTTCGTTTCAATCCTGCCTATGCTGGTTCTGAATATTTCCAGCATCTTTCAGCAGTTACTCGGTATCAATACCCTGGTCTAGGTGATCCGTATATTACAAATGGTGTTTCATTTGATACTTATATTGAACCTATTCGTAGTGGATTCGCCGTTATGGCAACCCGCGATGCTCAAGGGGGGGGGATTTATAGTAGGAATTATCTGGATATGGCTTACGCCTATAAACTTAAAGTTTCAAAGGAAATAGTAATTAGGCCATCTTTGCAAGTAGGTTTTGGCTACTACCAGACGAATCCTTCTGGTATTCGTTTTCCTGATATGTATGATAATGGCGGTAATTTAGCCAACGTGGAGAGTTATGCTTCACAATCAAAAATGCTATATGATTTTAGTGGTGGGATTCTGTTTTCATACCGAACGTTCTATGCGGGTCTGGCTGTTCATCATATTCTTGAACCAGTTGAATATTCTACTCCGGTAGGTGATTTTAAAATTCCACGAAAAATTACTTTACATGCAGGATATGCAATACCGCTGGAGAGTGGCATACGGTATCGTTATCAGAAAAAAGTGGGCCACTCGCGAATAGGCAGAGTGGAGGCTTACCCTACCGTTGTATTGGAATTGCAGAATGGACAAACACGCGCTCAAATGGGTGGATTAATTGTGTTGGAGTCCGCCTTTGTAGGCACTTTTGTAAAAAACACTTTCCCTGGGAGTGATTTTAGGGTAGCTTTTCTTTTTGGATATTACACGAAGAGTATTAACTTTGGATATAGTTTTGATCTTGGTTCATTAAATGGAAAGGTTTTTGGTTTTAATACTACCATTCATGAGGTAACCTTAACCATGAAAATCAAGTATAAAAAGTTGAAAAGAAAATATTGGTGGGAGCGAAAAGCAATATTTGGCCCCGAATATTAG
- the porU gene encoding type IX secretion system sortase PorU, with product MAINSFPLFDGMFYLNNDPIPHLFYKIPTPFEYRPDAISVFFDQTKVTIDDHISNTFISASTLKDDFSGNAYISTENGRQYLCITMIPFRKGPTGIEKLLSADLTLVTSGSVISRKKSNGNNRSANSVLADGLWKKIKISKTGIYRLTYDNLISMGFLNPSKVTLWGSQSTMLAKTPSSDYPVDLQQIPTSFLLGSDNQFNSGDMAVFFLQDAVDWKYNSTNRFNHQIHDYSDFAYYFITDSKPSTATIVTATKITNANTFSTSYDDYTYIEREDTNLIKSGRGWFGESFDILDSRNYSFPIPDLITTAPIWARMRTAARSSSSSSFTLSYAGNPVLTTTHSGVSYDETSAAANISEKSATFSASNSPLNINITYSRPSPSAAGWLDFLELNFRRNLNLSTPYVLFRDQTVVGDGKITEFSISSGIAESQLWEISSLWDVKRVETSLSNGILKGVVNTSIMKEYIAFNSSRLESPTVVGSVENQNLTGATPANLVIVSAPNYITQAQRISNLHKSADGLTTLVVTSQEVFNEFSGGKPDAAAIRNFLKFLTEKATSPETTPRYLLLFGDGSYKNRNLSPESPFMITYQSDNSLEVLNSYVSDDFFGLLDIGEVPGTGLMDIGVGRLPASNAEEAKVMVDKIESYMNPTSSMDWVNKLTFIGDDEDGNIHMRDANTIATYVETTYPNYIVDKIYFDSYAQISSPSGARYPDVTDAINKKVNKGALIVNYTGHGNEQYLAHERVVSIADIMSWTNKNKLALFITATCEFSRYDDYNRTSAGEYILLNPNGGGVALLSTTRLVYSNPNFTLNDNFFHKVFEKGMDGEYPRLGDLVRDAKNNTGPDFNKLNFSLLGDPALKLNNSTIQINAEKLNGKSLTTAFVDTLKALSKVTIEGSVNTTRASGEGNVNILFYDKEKEVTTLNNDNGTPFIYKTRSSILYQGNATIKNGTFKSEFIVPKDIAYNIGKGKLYLQATTGQSVGLANFSDFLVGGINTNAPTDISPPSVELFLNDENFVDGGITPEQPKLIAIIEDSSGINTTGNGIGHDIIAEITGTTSTKIVLNDYYKANQDSYTAGKIEYPLEKLQPGEYSLSLKVWDTYNNSGSKKLSFRVVKEENFTIEHLLNYPNPFTENTAFYFEHNRPNNNLDVLIQVFTLSGKLVKTIEYSSLPPTSLRIGPIFWDGKDDFGDNIGRGTYVYRVRVRTNTGESVERFEKLVILK from the coding sequence ATGGCAATCAACTCATTTCCCCTTTTTGACGGCATGTTTTATCTTAACAACGATCCTATTCCACACTTATTTTACAAAATCCCAACACCATTTGAATATCGTCCAGATGCCATTTCTGTGTTTTTTGACCAAACGAAAGTAACTATTGACGACCATATATCCAACACATTTATTTCTGCAAGCACGCTTAAAGATGATTTTAGTGGAAATGCATACATTTCGACTGAAAACGGGAGGCAATATCTTTGCATTACAATGATACCATTTCGTAAAGGACCAACCGGCATAGAGAAACTATTAAGTGCTGACTTAACGTTAGTTACATCTGGATCAGTAATTTCAAGAAAAAAAAGTAACGGTAATAATCGGAGTGCAAACTCAGTGCTCGCCGATGGCCTATGGAAAAAGATAAAAATCTCAAAAACTGGGATTTATCGACTTACTTACGACAATCTTATTAGCATGGGCTTTCTTAATCCAAGTAAAGTCACTCTTTGGGGTTCGCAATCAACCATGTTAGCCAAAACGCCATCATCAGATTATCCCGTTGACTTGCAACAAATTCCAACCTCTTTCCTTTTGGGAAGCGATAACCAGTTTAATAGTGGGGATATGGCGGTTTTCTTTTTACAAGACGCTGTAGACTGGAAGTATAATTCTACGAATCGATTCAACCACCAAATCCACGACTACAGCGATTTTGCCTACTATTTTATAACCGACAGCAAACCATCAACGGCCACGATAGTTACAGCCACTAAAATTACGAATGCAAATACCTTCTCCACCAGTTACGACGACTACACCTATATAGAAAGGGAAGACACCAACCTGATAAAATCGGGCAGAGGTTGGTTTGGGGAGAGTTTCGATATTTTAGATTCTCGAAACTATTCCTTTCCTATTCCTGATTTAATTACAACTGCCCCAATTTGGGCACGGATGCGAACAGCAGCCCGATCGAGTTCTTCGAGCAGTTTCACTCTATCCTATGCGGGTAATCCGGTTTTAACTACTACCCATTCGGGCGTTTCCTACGACGAGACATCTGCAGCAGCGAATATATCGGAGAAATCCGCAACATTTAGCGCATCAAATAGCCCATTAAATATTAACATAACCTATTCCCGCCCATCTCCGTCGGCTGCCGGATGGCTGGATTTCCTCGAACTCAATTTCAGGAGAAACTTAAATCTCTCCACGCCTTATGTTTTATTTAGAGATCAAACCGTTGTGGGGGATGGCAAGATTACGGAATTTTCAATTTCAAGTGGAATAGCAGAGAGTCAACTCTGGGAAATATCATCACTCTGGGATGTAAAGCGCGTAGAGACTTCTCTCAGCAATGGAATATTAAAAGGTGTTGTGAACACTTCTATAATGAAAGAGTATATCGCCTTTAACAGTTCGAGACTCGAAAGTCCCACAGTGGTAGGCAGTGTTGAAAATCAAAACTTAACCGGAGCAACTCCTGCGAACCTTGTAATTGTGTCTGCCCCAAATTACATTACCCAAGCGCAACGCATTAGCAATCTTCACAAATCGGCAGATGGACTTACAACGCTCGTGGTTACGTCTCAAGAGGTGTTTAATGAATTTTCGGGTGGAAAGCCTGATGCTGCTGCTATCCGTAACTTCTTGAAGTTTCTTACCGAAAAGGCAACATCACCGGAAACTACACCACGATACCTCCTGCTGTTTGGCGATGGCTCCTATAAAAACCGAAACTTGTCACCGGAAAGTCCATTCATGATAACCTATCAATCGGACAATTCATTGGAAGTATTAAATTCCTACGTGAGTGACGACTTTTTTGGTCTGCTTGATATTGGTGAAGTCCCCGGTACCGGGTTAATGGACATCGGGGTTGGTCGTCTTCCAGCGAGTAATGCAGAAGAAGCCAAGGTAATGGTGGATAAAATCGAGAGCTACATGAACCCAACCAGTAGCATGGACTGGGTAAACAAGTTGACCTTTATTGGTGACGATGAAGATGGAAACATTCACATGAGGGATGCAAATACAATAGCAACTTATGTAGAAACGACCTACCCAAACTATATCGTTGATAAGATCTATTTTGATTCCTACGCACAAATATCATCCCCCTCGGGAGCCCGATATCCAGACGTGACTGATGCCATAAATAAAAAAGTAAACAAAGGTGCACTGATCGTCAATTATACGGGGCATGGAAACGAACAATATCTGGCACATGAAAGGGTGGTGTCTATAGCCGACATTATGTCGTGGACAAACAAGAATAAGTTAGCACTTTTTATTACAGCAACTTGCGAATTTAGTCGATACGACGACTACAACAGAACTTCGGCGGGCGAGTACATTTTGCTCAACCCAAATGGAGGCGGCGTAGCACTCCTTTCTACTACCCGATTAGTATACTCCAACCCCAACTTTACTCTCAACGACAATTTTTTTCACAAAGTATTCGAAAAAGGAATGGATGGGGAATATCCACGCCTAGGGGATTTGGTGAGGGATGCTAAAAACAACACGGGTCCTGATTTCAACAAACTAAACTTTTCGCTACTTGGGGACCCAGCATTAAAACTAAACAATTCAACAATTCAAATAAACGCAGAAAAACTAAATGGCAAATCGCTCACCACAGCATTTGTCGACACACTGAAAGCCCTCTCGAAGGTTACTATTGAAGGCAGTGTAAATACAACCAGAGCGAGCGGTGAAGGAAATGTGAATATTTTGTTTTACGATAAAGAGAAGGAGGTTACCACCCTCAACAACGACAACGGAACCCCATTTATATATAAGACACGCTCCAGCATACTTTACCAAGGAAATGCCACGATTAAAAACGGAACGTTTAAATCAGAATTTATTGTTCCGAAAGACATAGCCTACAACATAGGAAAAGGCAAATTATACTTACAAGCCACAACTGGCCAAAGTGTTGGATTGGCCAACTTCTCCGATTTTTTAGTTGGGGGAATCAACACAAACGCGCCTACGGATATATCGCCACCCTCGGTAGAACTATTTCTGAACGATGAAAATTTTGTTGATGGAGGGATTACCCCTGAACAGCCAAAACTCATAGCCATTATTGAGGATAGTTCGGGTATAAATACCACCGGCAACGGAATTGGTCACGATATCATAGCTGAAATTACAGGCACAACTTCCACGAAAATTGTATTGAACGATTACTATAAAGCCAATCAGGACAGCTATACGGCAGGAAAAATTGAATACCCGCTAGAAAAACTGCAACCAGGAGAGTATTCTCTTAGCCTAAAAGTTTGGGACACCTACAATAATTCAGGATCAAAAAAACTAAGTTTTAGAGTAGTAAAAGAAGAGAACTTTACCATTGAACATCTACTTAACTACCCAAACCCATTTACCGAAAATACTGCCTTTTATTTTGAGCATAACCGCCCGAACAATAATCTTGATGTTTTAATACAAGTGTTCACGCTTTCGGGGAAGTTGGTCAAAACCATAGAATATTCAAGCCTTCCTCCAACCTCCTTACGCATTGGTCCGATTTTTTGGGATGGAAAAGATGATTTCGGAGACAATATCGGACGTGGAACCTACGTTTATAGGGTTCGCGTTAGAACCAACACTGGAGAATCGGTAGAAAGGTTTGAAAAACTAGTAATTTTAAAATAG
- the porV gene encoding type IX secretion system outer membrane channel protein PorV has product MEMIKKPIILLALVFLSIGLDAQTISKGDLGGGINSIQTAVPFLTIAPDSRGGSMGDLGAATTPDVNSQFWNPAKYAFMESEVGVSLTYTPWLRNLINDINLTYLAGYYRFRPDQTISASLRYFSFGDITFTGGSGNTVKKFKPNEFSFDVGYSRLFGKKISGAIAFRYIRSDLTGGYSNSGASSAGQAFAADIAAYYQQPIMIADKKGEMAFGANISNIGTKLSYNEDQKKDFIPMNFRLGGRATAFLDQYNKISVALDFNKLLVPTPPIYDIDGNIVKGKNNNISVTKALFQSFYDAPDGFSEEVKEIAYSIGAEYTYANQFSVRSGYFHESEMKGNRKYYSVGAGVKYNYFNLDFAYLIPASGRNNPMANTVRFTLTFQMESGNSNRR; this is encoded by the coding sequence ATGGAGATGATTAAAAAGCCTATAATCTTATTGGCACTAGTATTTCTTTCAATTGGGCTAGACGCTCAAACAATTTCAAAAGGAGATCTTGGCGGAGGAATAAATTCAATTCAAACAGCCGTTCCGTTCCTTACTATTGCTCCCGACAGCCGTGGAGGTTCAATGGGCGATCTAGGAGCAGCAACTACTCCTGATGTAAACTCCCAATTTTGGAATCCAGCAAAGTATGCCTTTATGGAGAGTGAAGTTGGAGTAAGTCTTACCTACACCCCATGGCTTAGAAATCTGATTAACGACATAAACCTCACCTACCTTGCCGGCTACTACCGCTTTCGTCCGGATCAAACAATATCCGCTTCGCTCCGATATTTCTCCTTTGGAGATATCACATTTACCGGCGGAAGTGGCAATACAGTAAAGAAGTTCAAGCCAAATGAATTTTCTTTTGATGTAGGTTATTCTAGGCTTTTTGGAAAGAAGATATCCGGTGCTATTGCTTTTCGTTATATTCGATCAGACTTAACTGGAGGCTATTCAAATTCAGGCGCGTCGAGTGCAGGTCAAGCATTTGCTGCCGACATTGCTGCCTACTACCAGCAGCCCATCATGATTGCCGATAAAAAAGGAGAAATGGCATTTGGTGCAAACATTTCCAACATTGGTACGAAATTATCCTACAATGAAGATCAGAAAAAGGATTTCATTCCAATGAACTTCCGATTGGGAGGTAGAGCCACTGCCTTTTTAGATCAATACAACAAAATATCTGTAGCGCTCGATTTCAACAAGTTGCTAGTACCCACACCTCCAATCTACGACATTGACGGAAACATTGTCAAAGGAAAAAACAACAACATATCAGTTACGAAGGCACTATTTCAATCGTTCTACGATGCACCAGATGGCTTTTCTGAAGAAGTAAAAGAAATAGCCTACTCTATTGGTGCAGAATACACTTATGCCAATCAGTTTTCAGTAAGGAGTGGATACTTTCACGAAAGTGAGATGAAGGGAAACAGGAAATACTATTCCGTTGGAGCTGGTGTAAAATACAACTACTTTAACCTCGACTTTGCTTACCTTATTCCAGCTTCGGGTCGAAACAATCCTATGGCCAACACCGTTCGATTCACCCTAACCTTCCAAATGGAGTCGGGAAACTCAAATCGCAGATAG
- the ispF gene encoding 2-C-methyl-D-erythritol 2,4-cyclodiphosphate synthase has protein sequence MNIRIGNGYDVHRLAEGLPLWLGGVLIPHNLGSVAHSDGDVLIHAICDALLGAAGLRDIGVYFPDTDPTFKGVDSKILLHEVMKLLREKGYTVGNIDTVICLQRPKIMGFIPQMQETLANVMEIAIENISIKATTSEKLGFVGREEGISAYAVVLLSH, from the coding sequence ATGAACATACGCATTGGAAATGGTTACGATGTGCACCGCCTAGCCGAAGGTTTACCCCTTTGGTTAGGCGGTGTGCTAATACCACACAACCTCGGTTCAGTTGCTCACTCCGATGGAGATGTCCTCATACATGCTATTTGCGATGCACTTCTTGGTGCGGCAGGATTGAGAGACATTGGAGTATACTTTCCCGATACAGATCCTACGTTTAAAGGCGTAGATAGTAAAATTTTACTGCATGAGGTAATGAAACTCCTAAGGGAAAAAGGCTATACTGTTGGGAATATTGATACCGTAATATGTCTCCAACGGCCAAAAATAATGGGATTTATTCCACAGATGCAAGAAACACTAGCAAATGTAATGGAGATTGCTATCGAAAATATTTCCATCAAAGCTACAACCTCCGAGAAGTTGGGATTTGTAGGTAGAGAAGAAGGGATTTCGGCTTATGCGGTAGTGCTTCTTTCCCATTAG
- a CDS encoding CoA-binding protein, producing the protein MKRTLVLGASTKKERFSYLAMKSLTENKIDFVAVGAKEGEAFGVTIKVGKPEETDIHTVSLYINPERQKDYYDYILNLKPQRIIFNPGTENGEFFKIAREHNIDVVLGCTLVMLHNKSF; encoded by the coding sequence ATGAAACGGACACTCGTTCTTGGGGCAAGCACAAAAAAAGAGCGGTTCTCTTACCTTGCCATGAAAAGTTTAACCGAAAACAAGATTGATTTTGTGGCTGTTGGCGCAAAAGAAGGCGAAGCGTTTGGTGTAACCATCAAAGTTGGTAAGCCAGAGGAGACAGATATTCATACCGTATCGCTTTACATCAATCCCGAAAGACAAAAGGATTACTACGATTATATTCTAAATCTTAAGCCTCAACGGATTATTTTCAATCCGGGAACCGAAAACGGAGAGTTTTTCAAAATTGCTAGGGAACATAACATTGACGTTGTGCTAGGCTGCACGTTAGTGATGCTTCATAACAAATCGTTTTAA
- a CDS encoding thioredoxin family protein, translating to MEKIQTKVDIEFFTRQEACLVYLTTDDCGACGALLPKIESMAKEFPLLNAYHIALPQHPELAAPMAVYSAPTVIIYFDGKEQIRKSGRFSIDEIRIPLERIYNLYFIG from the coding sequence GTGGAAAAGATACAGACAAAGGTAGACATCGAATTCTTTACGCGGCAAGAGGCATGTCTGGTATATCTTACCACAGACGATTGTGGTGCATGCGGCGCCTTATTGCCTAAGATTGAGAGCATGGCCAAGGAATTTCCATTGCTTAACGCTTACCACATCGCCCTACCTCAACATCCCGAACTTGCGGCACCAATGGCTGTATATTCAGCACCAACCGTAATTATTTACTTCGACGGGAAGGAACAAATTCGCAAATCGGGACGATTCTCTATTGACGAGATAAGAATACCACTTGAACGAATCTACAACCTCTATTTCATTGGTTAG